In Anthocerotibacter panamensis C109, the sequence GTATTTTGGAGGTCCCTGGGGCGCGGGAGGTAGCGATTGAGTTCCATTCCCTGTCCAAGTCCTATAACATGACAGGCTGGCGGATCGGGTTTGTGATCGGGGCAGCGGCGGGGATTGGACCGTTGGGCCGGATCAAGAGCAATGTGGACTCAGGCGCGTTTAAGGCGATTCAGGCGGCGGCGATGGCGGGCTTTACGACCACAGAGGCCCAACTCCAGCAGTTGATGGGCGTCTACCAAAACCGTCGGGATGCGATTGTGAGCGGGTTGCAGTCTCTGGGCTGGCCGATTACCGCCCCCAAAGCTACTCTTTATGTCTGGGCTGCGATTCCTGTGAGCTATGCGACTTCTACCGACTTCGTGACGGCCCTGCTCGAACAGTGCGGGATCATTGTCGCGCCGGGGAATGGCTATGGGACTTGTGGGGAGGGCTACTTCCGCATCGCTCTGACCGTGGAGGACCACCGCATCCAAGAAGCGATCCAGCGCATGGCGGCAGCGGGTATCCGCTACTTGTGATCCGCCTACACCCGACGATCAGTGCAGACCTCGACTTTGTCTTGGCCGCCGAACGAGACCCCGAGAACCTCCCCTTTATCGGTCAGTGGACACGACAAGAGCATTGGGCCGCGTTAGGAAACCCAGATCTAGCCCATCTGCTCCTAGAACGAGCATCGGATAGTCAGCCCGTGGGCTACGCCCTCTTGACGGGGTTGCAGGGGGTAGACCAGTGCATTTTGCTCAAGCGGCTGGTTGTCACCATAAAAGCAAAGGGCTATGGGCGGGCGGCACTGGGCGCGCTCAAAGAACTGGTATTTGTGCAACTCCAGGCCCACCGCTTCTGGCTCGATGTAAAAGAGCACAACCTGCGGGCCAGACATCTCTACAAAACCGAGGGTTTTGTGGAGGAAGGAGTGCTGCGCGAATGCCTCAAGACCGGAGCTGGCTTTGAATCGCTGGTGGTGATGTCCCTGTTGCGCGAGGAATTCGACCGCTTGACTCGTACCCAACTTGGGGGATACCCTCCTTGCTAATGGACTTTTGGGTGCACGCGGGTCACCTGACCCATGCCCATCGTAGTCTTACGCCCAGCCCCCGAAAAATAGAGATAATCCGCCAAAACATTTGCCTGATGGATGACCTCTTCGGTTAGGTCGCCAAAAAGTCGATAATGGATGTTACCCAGACAGCCAATAAACGTACTTCTAAAATCAGTGGCACTGGCAGTCCGCAGATCGAAGTGGGTGGGTCGCAAGTGTTGTTCCAAGACTTCGAGTAGGTCAGGCTGTAGCGGAATTCCAGCGTATTCCTGCCAACGGCGGTAGGAGTTGTGGAAGAGGGCGCGGGGGAGGGGAAGGGCACTGTCGTATTCTCCCTGGCGGAAATTGGTAGGGGAGTGAAAGTGCACCTCAAAGCTACGCTCCTGGCGGGAGGCTGCGGTATGGAGGCTGTCATAGGGGGTGAAGTCGGCCCAACTGCCAGTGTTGGTCAATATATGGCTGACGACAAG encodes:
- a CDS encoding GNAT family N-acetyltransferase, whose product is MIRLHPTISADLDFVLAAERDPENLPFIGQWTRQEHWAALGNPDLAHLLLERASDSQPVGYALLTGLQGVDQCILLKRLVVTIKAKGYGRAALGALKELVFVQLQAHRFWLDVKEHNLRARHLYKTEGFVEEGVLRECLKTGAGFESLVVMSLLREEFDRLTRTQLGGYPPC
- the cas6 gene encoding CRISPR system precrRNA processing endoribonuclease RAMP protein Cas6: MPHSLTIHMVPLAPIAPQFTEGRHLHALFLSLVRAIDPELSDQLHNQGHVRAFTISALQVGNSTRLASSTRASRVIPPGTPCWWRLCLLEDSLFQRLSPVWLSLNPLKSGPDETPWHLGPAQLVVSHILTNTGSWADFTPYDSLHTAASRQERSFEVHFHSPTNFRQGEYDSALPLPRALFHNSYRRWQEYAGIPLQPDLLEVLEQHLRPTHFDLRTASATDFRSTFIGCLGNIHYRLFGDLTEEVIHQANVLADYLYFSGAGRKTTMGMGQVTRVHPKVH